The sequence tcttttgaacaaaatattcatcataattgcaaatatcatgcatgatttttttggaacaaatgaggttgcattctatatctccttcgaaaatcaacatcagagtacagagattgtgggataaaataatcttccataagattcttaccccgggaatgtctatgtctgtccacatttgggcgacggccttctcgtgaaccacggcgagcCTGCTTTTCatcctccagcaaagcaactgctatgccaagttgctcatctagttctctctgcgcccttttgcttgcagctcgtctacgcattctctctctagtttctctctcttgcctaTCCAAAATCTcttccatgtctgccattgagaatggagaatgaaatctaaaatttgagaaatggaaatgtagagaagaactggtgtgggaggtatgagctgaacctctgattttatagaaaaatgtacacagatagatatgacacgtggcgcaatcttagagggtgaaaatcttatctgaaatttgaaattcaaatgaaatttcaaatttcaaatttatctgaaatttgaattccgaaatgtatctgaaatttgacattttgaatttatctgaaatttgaattttgaaatgtatctgaaatttgaaatttatctgaaatttatctgaaatttgaaaccgaaaatcttatccgagatgaatagtattgacacgtaggaacccaaaaatcttatccgaaaatattatccaaattaattatttaagtaaacaaaattgtgaaaaaaacaaaaaaatgaatagtaattgccatggcaagcccctaactgctggaaacacattttgctggagggcactagggcagccactattcacgtgaatagtggctgccctagggctaatcttgccatggcaaggggcaactggtggagttgctctaactgctggaaacacattttgctggagggCACTAGGGCAGcgactattcacgtgaatagtggctgccctagggTTAATCTTGCCATGACAAGGGGCAActggtggagttgctcttagtGGGTGCCTAATTAGGTGAACAACACCttaccaaaagaaataaaataaaaggtagGTAACAACGATTTATTACCGGCAATATAATGGTGCCACATGTCTGCTGACAAGCCCGGCCTAGGCAGCTAGCTGGTCATATGGCGCCAAATAGCAGATCAAATCCCCTGGGCGAGTCACCACCGTATCATCTCTAGGATCACCCATTCTCCAGTCAATTGTAAATGCAGGTACCAATTACCGCGCGGTAAAAATATAGTCGTCTAGTCTCCATTTTAGCTTGTTTGTTGAAAAGTGGGGAGCAAATACTCAACTGAGAATTTGAAGCTGGAGCTTTGAAAATCAATGGACTCTTGAGTCAATCAGTCTGGGCTCGTCCTCAACAAtccgaatttcaattttcaggtAAACTGCGTGATTTTGAAGATAATTGACTGTACGGAATCTCCAACTCCAACTGCTTCAGCTGAGCGGAAGTTTGTTTCTTCATGTAGCATTAGGGTTTTTGTCACTGTGGAGCTTCACGGCGTTGATCGGCGATGGATGTAGGAGAAGGTACCGTGCAGGAAATTGTGCCACAGAAGGAGAAAGAACCTACAGAAGATGAGAAGAGGTAggtagtttcaatttgtttttgtttttgaatttttttttagtgagtTATTATTTCCTGAATTGCAAGATAATCAGTTTGTGAAATgctattttaatttcattgaattgattttattttgtgattatAGGAGACAGAAAATAGCGCCTGGAACTTTGATGAAGGCAGTGGTGAGGCCTGGTGGAGGTGATGCAACACCTTCAGATAATTACCAGGTTGAGCTTACATTGCCTATTCATTTCATTATCTACAATTGCAATTGAAATGTGTCACGTTAATGAGTTTTGGTGGTTAATGTTATGGAAGCAAATGGTGAAAGCTAAATTGTGCTGTACATTTTGCAGGTCGTATATCATTATACTGTTAGAACATTGGATGGAGTTGTTGTTGAATCTTCCAGATCTGAATATGGAGGCAAGTTGAATTACGTGCTATTGAGCACATTTTGACATGTCTATATAGATTCATTTTGCTCGAGCTTTGAGTAAAATGATGTTAAAGTGCTCTATTGTATTTATTGGATTGAATAAACACTTTTTAACAGGCAAGGGTATCCCAATAAGACATGTTTTGGGCAAGAGCAAGATGATAGTGGGATTGCTAGAAGGAATTCCAACAATGTTGAAGGGTGAAATTGCAATGGTAATATCTTCCTCATTTCGTGAGCTTGATGTCTGCCTTTGAATGTGTGTATTTTAGCTCATTGTTATGCATGCTGGTGTATCTGGCTCATTGTTTACTGAttctaatatttcttttttcagttcAAAATGAAACCTCAAGTGCATTATGGTGAGGATGACTGCCCAGTTGTAGCTCCCAGTAGCTTTCCAAAGGATGATGAActtcattttgaaattgagATGATAGATTTCTTTAAAGCCAAGGCAAGACTTTCAAAACAGAAATCTTCATTTTTAAATCATAATATCTTTGACATGGTGGAAATTCCCCTAGTACAGTTGCTTGGATGGTGATCATGCACTGGGCTTCTGATACTTCATCCTCCTCCTGACCTCACACGTTTTCtgtcttatttatttactttggGTTCTTTTTCAGGTCATTAGTGATGACTTGGGAGTTGTAAAGAAGGTACAGGAAATACTAAATTGTTGCATTTCTGTTTGACGTAGTTAGGAGCGTGTTTATAAACTCAGAAATTCTTtcaggatatatatatatatatatatattttgtgattAAGTTCAATCACCGTAATCTGCGCAGGTGATGGTTTAGTACAAATGGTAATTCTCTGTGCTTTTCCCccaaatttgaaataatagaTTCCCATTTAAACGGCAGGTAATAACTGAAGGTCAGGGTTGGGAATGTCCAAGGGAACCTTATGAAGTCAAAGCCTGGTAAAGACAGTTTTTCCCGTTCCCAATAAGTATTCTGTTGCTGTATTGAACTGTAGATTGGAATATGCTGGAATATTCTGAGGGAGTGTATGGCTGTTTTCAGGATATGTGCAAAGACAGGTGACGGAAAAGTGATTGTTACACGTACTCAAGGCGAgccatttttctttaattttggAAAGTCGGAGGTTGGTAACCCATTGCTACTCACTTATATGGGTTGCTTAGTTCATTTGCATTGTTTCATGTAATATTGCTCTTAGCTGGAGTTATCTGATGTGCTCAAACTGCTATGTTGGTGGTGCTAATTTCATTCTTTGAAACACTATATAATCCATAAACTTTAAAACAAATCAAGCCATACAGCCTTTAAGGTTGAGTGGATAAAAAGTCAATTTCAATATTACGCCTAAATGATACTAGTATATTTTATTCACTATTAGTCTTTGAATATAAACTAGGTACCTAAAGGTCTTGAGATGGGAATTGGTACAATGACACGTGAAGAGAAGGCAGTAATATATGTCACCAGTCAGTACTTAACTACATCTCCTTTTCTGCCTGCGGTAGAAGGTCTAGAAGAAGTTCATTTTGAAGTGGAACTTGTCCACTTTATTCAGGTGTGCAAAGTTCTTTTCTATCATAAGTCCAGTTGCTTCTTCACGTATCTTATCTTTTTCTTGAGGTAATCTCATGTATAGCTATTTTGGCAAGGATATGCTTTGGCGGGGTATTTATGAGGCTCTGATCTAGCTTTATGGTTATGTATTATCAGGTGCGTGACATGCTTGGGGATGGGCGTCTGATTAAACGGCGTATTCGTGATGGAAAAGGTGGGCTTTAAGAGTTTTAAAGAAATCTGCGTTCCTTAGAAACATAGATTGAGAAATGctattccttttttcttttcacgtCAGATTTTCCTAATTGACTCTGTTTCTTTTCAAGTGgtagtttttttgttatggTGTCTATTTCACAGATCTACTATCTGCATATGTTGAATTCATGCATCAAGCGTAATTTATCTTTTATACATTTGGAACAATTAGGTGAGTTTCCCATGGATTGCCCTCTTCAAGACAGCCTACTACGTGTCCATTACAAGGGCATGcttcaaaatgaagaaaagacaATCTTCTTTGATACAAGGGTTGATAACCATGGTCAGCCTTTGGAGTTCTGTTCTGGAGAAGGCCTCGTAAGTTGTTCATAATCtttgagatgaaatttttatgtgtagtttgaaattttcacttttCTGTTTGTGcaatatatacgtatataggtatatatattcaaatgtTAGACTAACATGTGGTTATAACATGTACCTCCTTATTCAGATGGCTGATTTGCATAGTGGAATTGAAGCTAGTTGTTAACCTTGTTTGTATATGAATGGTGATTAGTTGGGCTATTCAATTCAATGTGGTgaaacttttcttttgtattgtAGGTGCCTGAGGGATTTGAAATGTGTGTTCGTTTGATGGTGCCTGAAGAGATAGCTCTCGTCACATGTCCTCCTGATTAT comes from Prunus dulcis chromosome 6, ALMONDv2, whole genome shotgun sequence and encodes:
- the LOC117630968 gene encoding peptidyl-prolyl cis-trans isomerase PASTICCINO1, with product MDVGEGTVQEIVPQKEKEPTEDEKRRQKIAPGTLMKAVVRPGGGDATPSDNYQVVYHYTVRTLDGVVVESSRSEYGGKGIPIRHVLGKSKMIVGLLEGIPTMLKGEIAMFKMKPQVHYGEDDCPVVAPSSFPKDDELHFEIEMIDFFKAKVISDDLGVVKKVITEGQGWECPREPYEVKAWICAKTGDGKVIVTRTQGEPFFFNFGKSEVPKGLEMGIGTMTREEKAVIYVTSQYLTTSPFLPAVEGLEEVHFEVELVHFIQVRDMLGDGRLIKRRIRDGKGEFPMDCPLQDSLLRVHYKGMLQNEEKTIFFDTRVDNHGQPLEFCSGEGLVPEGFEMCVRLMVPEEIALVTCPPDYAYDKFPRPANVPEGAHIQWEIELLGFEMPKDWTGLNFQTIMEEAEKIRNTGNRLFKERKFELAKAKYDKVLREFNHVNPQDDEEGKIFSNTRNLLHLNVAACYLKMGECRKSIETCNKVLEANPGHVKALYRRGMAYMTVGDFEEAKSDFNTMIKFDKSTEPDATAALLKVKQKEQEVEKKVRKQFKGLFDKKPGEIAEAGTEDVDETAGEIHKNDDKEDSDGDHSDESHETADDAPRTSWLSRLWPRRLLAALGRPGCTIL